A section of the Roseovarius sp. W115 genome encodes:
- a CDS encoding fumarylacetoacetate hydrolase family protein, which yields MPTKTLFEPPQNPMLPVTGQDAQFPIRRIFCVGRNYAAHAAEMGNEVDREAPWYFNKSAHAYCASGTQIPMPPETENCHFEMEFVVALDGEAANVNVEHAMDAVFGYCCGIDLTRRDLQAQAKEKRRPWDIGKDFENAAILGRVSPRSEFGEIGDQTIWLDHNGVRVQEAPLSDMVWSVPEIIAHLSRFYRLMPGDLIMTGTPAGVGPVGPGSHLKGQVEGLSEVEVSFSG from the coding sequence ATGCCCACAAAAACGTTGTTCGAGCCGCCTCAAAACCCAATGTTGCCTGTAACTGGACAGGATGCTCAGTTCCCCATCCGCCGTATCTTTTGTGTGGGGCGCAACTATGCCGCTCATGCCGCTGAAATGGGCAACGAGGTGGACCGTGAAGCGCCGTGGTACTTCAATAAATCTGCGCATGCCTATTGTGCCAGTGGCACGCAAATCCCAATGCCACCAGAGACAGAGAATTGCCACTTTGAGATGGAATTCGTCGTGGCCCTTGATGGTGAGGCGGCCAATGTAAATGTCGAGCATGCTATGGACGCGGTTTTCGGATATTGCTGCGGTATAGATCTGACGCGGCGCGACCTGCAGGCACAAGCCAAGGAAAAGCGTCGCCCCTGGGATATCGGGAAGGATTTTGAAAATGCCGCCATTCTTGGCCGCGTATCACCCAGATCGGAGTTCGGAGAGATCGGTGACCAAACAATTTGGCTCGATCACAATGGTGTGCGTGTTCAGGAGGCCCCGCTGAGTGACATGGTTTGGTCCGTGCCGGAAATCATTGCGCATCTGTCGCGGTTTTACCGTCTTATGCCCGGAGATCTTATTATGACCGGAACACCAGCCGGTGTTGGACCGGTTGGTCCGGGAAGCCACCTTAAAGGCCAGGTAGAGGGCTTGAGCGAAGTTGAAGTTTCGTTTTCGGGATGA
- a CDS encoding TRAP transporter substrate-binding protein, with the protein MKCLKLTASVAIAAMLATGALAADVTLKMHQFLPPQANVPKLILEPWAERVEEASDGKIQIDHFPSMQLGGKPPELISQVQDGVADIIWVVAGYTPGRFPQAEVFELPFMMTNAEDTSRAYWEFAEANMMDKDFKDLKILGVWVHGPGVIHSAEPVDEISDLNGMTVRGPTRIITGMLGELGATPKGMPVPAMPEALSKGVIDAGVIPWEVTAALKVPELVENHTTFGDESLYTAAFIFAMNKEKYESLPDDLKAAIDSQSGADFSALAGKIMQESDAPARALAEERGNNIIDLTPEQVAEWKEAASDVEAKWIAEMNDKGFDGQALVDQARGLIAEKSE; encoded by the coding sequence ATGAAATGTCTCAAGCTGACGGCGAGCGTTGCCATCGCCGCGATGTTGGCGACAGGTGCACTGGCGGCGGATGTTACGCTCAAAATGCATCAGTTTTTGCCACCTCAGGCGAACGTGCCCAAACTGATCCTTGAACCTTGGGCGGAGCGCGTCGAAGAAGCGTCCGACGGCAAGATCCAGATTGATCATTTTCCTTCAATGCAACTTGGCGGCAAGCCGCCGGAACTGATCAGTCAGGTTCAGGACGGCGTGGCCGATATCATCTGGGTGGTTGCCGGATATACACCGGGCCGCTTCCCGCAGGCCGAAGTTTTTGAACTGCCGTTCATGATGACCAATGCCGAGGACACGTCGCGCGCCTATTGGGAATTTGCCGAAGCCAACATGATGGACAAGGACTTTAAGGATCTTAAAATCCTGGGCGTTTGGGTGCATGGTCCGGGTGTGATCCATTCAGCGGAGCCCGTGGATGAGATTAGCGATCTCAACGGCATGACGGTGCGCGGCCCAACCCGGATCATCACCGGAATGCTTGGGGAATTGGGTGCAACACCCAAAGGCATGCCGGTACCTGCAATGCCAGAGGCCCTTTCAAAAGGCGTGATCGACGCTGGTGTTATCCCGTGGGAGGTCACAGCAGCTCTGAAAGTGCCGGAGTTGGTGGAAAACCATACGACATTTGGGGACGAGTCGCTTTACACGGCCGCCTTCATCTTTGCGATGAACAAGGAAAAGTACGAAAGCCTTCCGGACGACTTGAAAGCGGCTATCGACAGCCAGTCAGGCGCGGATTTCTCGGCCCTTGCAGGCAAGATCATGCAAGAGTCTGACGCGCCTGCGCGGGCTCTGGCCGAAGAGCGTGGCAACAACATCATCGATCTCACACCTGAACAGGTGGCCGAGTGGAAAGAGGCCGCAAGTGATGTTGAAGCCAAATGGATTGCCGAGATGAACGACAAAGGTTTTGACGGGCAGGCACTTGTTGATCAGGCGCGCGGGCTGATCGCGGAAAAAAGCGAGTAA
- a CDS encoding TRAP transporter small permease, with amino-acid sequence MPRLVLALARGMAVLGGLVLTGLILITCVSVLGGLGNSFFHSAFAESVFPEFAQGALDLGVGPLFGDTEMVEVGMAFVIFCFLPLCQISGSHASVDIFSSRLPLQVNRALQVLIDLIFAVILILIALRLFAGLQEKMQYNETTYDLQFPIWWSYGASLAASGIAALVGVYVAGARVVEATSGRVILPSRQGMDG; translated from the coding sequence ATGCCGCGATTGGTTCTGGCACTGGCACGCGGTATGGCGGTTTTGGGCGGTCTGGTTCTGACCGGTTTGATCCTGATCACCTGCGTGTCGGTTCTCGGCGGACTTGGAAACAGCTTTTTTCACAGTGCCTTTGCCGAGAGCGTGTTTCCCGAATTTGCACAAGGCGCACTTGATCTCGGCGTCGGCCCACTATTTGGCGACACCGAGATGGTCGAGGTCGGCATGGCTTTTGTCATCTTCTGTTTCCTGCCGCTGTGTCAAATCTCGGGTAGCCACGCGTCTGTTGATATCTTCAGCTCAAGGCTGCCGTTGCAGGTGAATCGTGCGTTGCAGGTGCTGATTGACCTGATCTTTGCGGTCATTCTGATCCTGATCGCGCTGCGGCTCTTTGCCGGGCTGCAGGAAAAGATGCAGTACAACGAGACCACCTATGATCTGCAATTCCCGATCTGGTGGAGCTATGGGGCCAGCCTTGCAGCGTCCGGGATTGCGGCGCTGGTCGGGGTCTATGTCGCGGGCGCCCGGGTTGTTGAGGCGACCAGCGGGCGCGTGATCCTGCCCAGCCGTCAGGGGATGGACGGGTGA
- a CDS encoding TRAP transporter large permease has protein sequence MSNLEIGIASFPILMGLIFLRVPIGLAMFLVALGGLFAITDGWTVALARLKHETYSTFSNYSLSIVPMFLLMGHFATLGGMSTALFKAAEAWLGHRKGGVAMASVGACAGFGAICGSSLATAATMSQVALPELRRYGYSGGFSTATLAAGGTLGILIPPSVVLVIYAILTDQNIAKLFLAAFVPGILAAIGYMITINIYARLHPEAAGARDPVPMRERVRALIDVWPVLAVFSLVVGGIYLGWFTPTAGAAVGAAGTGLIALCKGGMGWKALEGAFHATARNTAMIFFIILGAAFYNGFLALSQAPQALSEWVIGLGLSPWSVLICILLLYLVFGCLMDSLSMILLTIPIFFPIISQLDFNFVSLAALQADAAREVLASGIPDGMTAEMLGSIETAIASGQELSRDMMRALDINITQGRANRIEAEEVAIWFGILVLIVVEVGLITPPVGMNLFVINAMDPRTRMSETYRAVLYFVGSDVVRVAVLVAFPGITLFLLRWLH, from the coding sequence GTGAGCAACCTAGAGATTGGCATTGCCTCATTTCCGATTTTGATGGGGTTGATCTTCCTGCGGGTGCCCATCGGGTTGGCGATGTTCCTAGTGGCGCTGGGTGGTCTTTTTGCCATCACCGATGGTTGGACCGTGGCGCTTGCCCGGCTCAAGCATGAAACCTACTCGACCTTTTCCAATTACTCTTTGTCGATTGTTCCGATGTTCTTGCTCATGGGCCATTTCGCGACATTGGGCGGCATGTCTACCGCGCTCTTCAAAGCGGCAGAGGCGTGGCTCGGCCATCGCAAAGGCGGGGTGGCCATGGCCTCAGTTGGGGCCTGCGCAGGGTTTGGCGCAATCTGTGGCTCATCTCTGGCCACCGCCGCCACCATGAGCCAGGTCGCGTTGCCTGAGCTACGCCGCTATGGCTACTCTGGCGGTTTTTCTACCGCGACGCTGGCTGCGGGCGGCACGTTGGGTATTCTCATCCCGCCATCTGTCGTGCTGGTCATCTACGCCATCCTGACCGACCAGAACATCGCCAAACTGTTCCTAGCCGCGTTTGTACCCGGAATTTTGGCGGCGATCGGGTATATGATCACGATCAACATCTATGCCCGCCTTCATCCCGAGGCCGCGGGCGCGCGTGATCCTGTGCCTATGCGCGAACGGGTGCGTGCATTGATTGACGTCTGGCCGGTTCTGGCGGTTTTCTCGCTTGTCGTCGGGGGCATCTATCTTGGCTGGTTCACACCCACAGCCGGGGCAGCGGTTGGAGCGGCGGGGACCGGGCTGATTGCGTTGTGCAAAGGTGGGATGGGCTGGAAAGCTCTGGAAGGCGCTTTCCACGCCACAGCACGCAATACCGCGATGATCTTTTTCATCATTCTGGGTGCCGCGTTCTACAACGGGTTTCTCGCACTCAGCCAAGCGCCTCAGGCCTTGTCAGAGTGGGTCATCGGCCTGGGCCTCAGCCCTTGGTCGGTCTTGATCTGCATCCTACTGCTGTACCTCGTCTTTGGTTGCCTGATGGACAGCCTGTCGATGATCCTGCTGACAATCCCGATCTTCTTTCCCATCATCAGCCAGCTTGATTTCAACTTTGTCTCCCTCGCCGCATTGCAAGCCGACGCTGCACGCGAGGTGCTCGCCAGTGGCATACCAGACGGCATGACCGCCGAAATGCTTGGCTCGATAGAGACCGCTATCGCGTCGGGGCAGGAACTCTCACGGGATATGATGCGCGCGCTGGATATCAACATCACCCAAGGCCGCGCCAACCGCATCGAGGCTGAAGAAGTGGCGATCTGGTTCGGCATTCTGGTTCTGATCGTGGTCGAAGTCGGCCTGATCACACCGCCTGTGGGAATGAATCTCTTTGTAATCAACGCTATGGACCCGCGCACAAGGATGTCCGAGACCTATCGCGCGGTGCTCTACTTTGTAGGCTCGGACGTGGTGCGCGTGGCCGTTCTGGTTGCGTTTCCGGGGATTACCTTGTTCCTGCTGCGATGGCTTCATTAG
- a CDS encoding SLAC1 anion channel family protein, which produces MVEDTSPWLARFPVTLFTTVMGLSGLTLALAEGERVLSLAHGMSILSALITVVVFMLVTAAYALKALRYTGAVQAEWNHPVSLAFFPAISISLLLLAAVALPWSEPISRGIWIIGAALQLVLTLAVISSWIGSRAFVHGHLTPAWFVPAVGNVIAPLAGAQLGYIEISWFFLSIGLLFWIVLLAMVINRLVFHDPLPERLQPTLVILIAPPAIGFLGWTSLNPGLDPMARILMNSALFFLIVVMVQLPTILRLPFSLSFWALSFPLAAATTASLRFSTLSGSMFHHWLGLVLLGILTLTLLVLLYKTLKSLASGHAF; this is translated from the coding sequence ATGGTTGAAGACACCTCTCCCTGGCTGGCCCGCTTCCCAGTGACGCTTTTTACAACGGTGATGGGACTGAGCGGGTTGACACTGGCACTGGCCGAAGGAGAACGCGTGTTGAGCTTGGCTCACGGCATGTCGATACTCAGCGCGCTCATCACAGTTGTCGTCTTTATGCTGGTGACCGCCGCCTATGCTCTGAAGGCTCTACGATACACAGGTGCCGTGCAGGCCGAGTGGAACCACCCCGTCAGTCTGGCATTTTTCCCGGCGATCTCTATTTCCCTTCTGCTGCTCGCGGCTGTGGCTCTACCTTGGTCAGAACCAATCTCGCGCGGGATATGGATCATAGGGGCTGCGCTTCAGCTTGTTTTGACCTTGGCTGTCATCTCAAGTTGGATCGGTTCGCGCGCCTTTGTACATGGCCATCTAACCCCGGCCTGGTTCGTTCCTGCGGTCGGCAATGTCATAGCACCTCTGGCCGGGGCACAGCTCGGCTACATCGAAATCAGCTGGTTTTTCCTCTCCATTGGACTGCTCTTTTGGATCGTGCTGCTCGCCATGGTGATCAACCGGCTGGTGTTTCACGACCCTCTGCCGGAACGGCTTCAACCGACGTTGGTGATCTTGATTGCCCCACCGGCCATTGGATTTCTGGGCTGGACCAGTCTGAACCCCGGACTTGATCCTATGGCGCGCATCTTGATGAATTCTGCGCTGTTTTTCTTAATCGTCGTGATGGTGCAGCTCCCAACCATCCTCCGGTTGCCGTTTTCGCTGTCCTTCTGGGCGCTTAGCTTCCCCTTGGCTGCCGCGACGACAGCATCCTTGCGGTTTTCGACTCTATCCGGGTCAATGTTCCACCATTGGCTGGGCTTGGTTTTGTTGGGTATCCTTACGCTCACCTTGCTGGTTTTATTATATAAAACGCTCAAGTCGCTCGCTTCAGGACATGCCTTTTGA
- a CDS encoding acyl-CoA dehydrogenase family protein has protein sequence MAHDGQDVMASKAILIDDLLTLTGAAVAPAEAILEKAKSALKELVAVDGRVSSRAVEENQTATHGLAWLATYVESLRQMQNWASRLHSDGKFGEVEQLIHQIAFGEYLWQIYGGIPMNQGEVLRLQDIGLSQDDMRVLMTPEVMTLTQSGNTQAARVRLVELMQERAAEITVGASGLDDELEMIREQFRRYTVDRVLPEAHEWHLKDELIPMEVINELAEMGVFGLTIPEEFGGFGLSKASMCVVSEELSRGYIGVGSLGTRSEIAAELIIAGGTDEQKEKWLPRLASGETLPTAVFTEPNTGSDLGSLKTRAKQDENGDWILNGNKTWITHAARTHVMTVLARTVPGTEDYKGLSMFLAEKTPGTDAEPWQDPGISGGEIEVLGYRGMKEYTLNFDDFKVKGENLLGGEEGKGFKQLMETFESARIQTAARAVGVAASALDLGMQYAQDRKQFGKSLIEFPRVANKLAMMAVEIMIARQLTYFSAFEKDEGRRCDVEAGMAKLLGARVAWSAADNALQIHGGNGFALEYAISRVLCDARILNIFEGAAEIQAQVIARRILG, from the coding sequence ATGGCGCATGATGGACAAGACGTAATGGCATCCAAAGCAATACTCATTGACGATCTTCTGACTTTAACCGGTGCCGCCGTCGCTCCGGCAGAGGCCATTCTGGAAAAGGCCAAGTCGGCTCTGAAGGAGCTTGTTGCGGTCGATGGCCGTGTCTCATCCCGCGCCGTGGAAGAAAATCAGACCGCGACGCACGGGCTTGCCTGGCTGGCCACCTATGTCGAATCCCTACGTCAGATGCAAAACTGGGCCTCTCGGCTACACTCCGATGGAAAGTTTGGCGAAGTAGAGCAGCTCATCCACCAGATCGCGTTTGGCGAGTATCTCTGGCAGATCTATGGCGGCATTCCGATGAACCAGGGCGAGGTGCTGCGCCTGCAGGATATTGGCCTGAGCCAGGACGATATGCGCGTTCTTATGACGCCCGAGGTCATGACGCTCACGCAGTCAGGAAACACACAAGCGGCCCGCGTGCGCCTTGTGGAGCTGATGCAGGAGCGTGCCGCCGAGATCACCGTGGGCGCCAGCGGTCTTGATGACGAGCTGGAAATGATCCGCGAGCAATTCCGCCGCTACACCGTCGACCGTGTGTTGCCTGAGGCACATGAATGGCACCTCAAGGACGAATTGATCCCGATGGAGGTGATCAACGAACTGGCCGAAATGGGCGTGTTTGGCCTGACTATCCCCGAGGAGTTTGGCGGCTTTGGCCTGTCCAAAGCGTCCATGTGTGTCGTCTCCGAAGAGCTGAGCCGCGGCTATATTGGTGTGGGGTCTCTCGGCACACGCTCCGAGATTGCCGCCGAGTTGATCATCGCTGGCGGCACGGACGAACAAAAGGAAAAATGGCTGCCGCGCCTCGCCTCTGGTGAAACACTCCCAACGGCTGTCTTTACGGAGCCAAACACAGGCTCTGACCTTGGGTCGCTCAAGACCCGCGCCAAGCAGGATGAAAACGGCGACTGGATCCTGAATGGCAACAAGACCTGGATCACGCATGCCGCGCGTACCCATGTGATGACGGTGCTGGCACGCACCGTGCCCGGCACAGAGGACTACAAGGGCCTCAGCATGTTCCTGGCCGAAAAAACCCCCGGCACCGACGCAGAGCCTTGGCAGGATCCTGGCATCTCTGGCGGCGAGATCGAGGTCTTGGGCTATCGCGGCATGAAGGAATACACGCTCAACTTTGATGATTTCAAAGTGAAGGGCGAGAACCTCTTGGGCGGCGAAGAGGGCAAAGGCTTCAAGCAGCTTATGGAAACCTTCGAGAGCGCGCGTATCCAAACAGCCGCGCGAGCGGTTGGTGTTGCCGCCTCGGCGCTTGATCTAGGCATGCAATATGCTCAGGACCGCAAGCAGTTCGGCAAATCCCTGATTGAATTCCCGCGCGTGGCCAACAAACTGGCGATGATGGCGGTTGAGATCATGATCGCCCGGCAGCTCACCTATTTCTCGGCCTTTGAGAAGGATGAGGGGCGACGTTGTGATGTCGAGGCGGGTATGGCCAAGCTCTTGGGTGCACGTGTTGCCTGGTCGGCGGCGGACAATGCCCTGCAGATCCATGGCGGCAACGGCTTTGCGCTTGAGTACGCCATCAGCCGCGTGCTGTGTGACGCGCGAATTCTCAACATCTTTGAGGGTGCCGCGGAAATTCAGGCACAGGTGATTGCGCGCCGGATTCTAGGCTAG
- a CDS encoding sulfite exporter TauE/SafE family protein has protein sequence MEILLGPDWAFLLVFAFCIAVLGGIVKGVVGFAMPMVVISGLSTFISPEIALAALILPTLVSNGWQALRNGVVAALGSVWKFRVFLLAGVFFMLGSAQLVPVIPEAAMLLIIGVPVVIYSAFALVGRPLALPPNPGKRIEAGIGAIAGFFGGISGVWGPPTAIMLTAMNTEKTEQMRVQGVIYGVGAVLLVVAHLFSGVLNAQTVPFSLMLIPPALLGLWIGFSIQDRIDQALFRKLTLAVLVIGGLNLVRRGVMGV, from the coding sequence ATGGAGATTTTGCTCGGCCCGGATTGGGCGTTCCTGCTTGTCTTTGCTTTTTGCATTGCCGTTTTGGGCGGCATCGTGAAAGGCGTGGTGGGATTTGCCATGCCGATGGTGGTGATCTCGGGGCTTAGCACCTTCATTTCACCTGAAATAGCGCTGGCCGCCCTGATCCTGCCAACACTGGTGTCCAACGGATGGCAGGCCCTGCGCAATGGCGTGGTCGCGGCCTTGGGGTCTGTGTGGAAGTTCCGGGTTTTTCTTCTGGCAGGGGTGTTTTTTATGCTCGGCTCAGCCCAGCTTGTCCCTGTGATCCCCGAGGCGGCGATGCTCCTGATTATTGGCGTGCCGGTCGTGATATATTCCGCTTTCGCGCTTGTGGGCCGCCCCCTGGCGTTGCCACCCAATCCCGGCAAACGGATCGAGGCGGGGATCGGGGCCATTGCAGGGTTCTTTGGTGGCATCTCCGGCGTGTGGGGGCCGCCCACGGCCATCATGCTGACGGCGATGAACACCGAAAAGACCGAGCAGATGCGTGTTCAGGGTGTCATCTATGGTGTCGGCGCGGTGCTATTGGTGGTAGCGCACCTGTTTTCCGGGGTGTTGAATGCGCAAACGGTGCCCTTTTCGCTTATGCTCATTCCACCGGCGTTGCTGGGTTTATGGATCGGGTTTTCCATTCAGGACCGCATTGACCAGGCGCTCTTTCGCAAGCTGACGCTGGCGGTGTTGGTGATAGGTGGTCTAAACCTCGTGCGCCGCGGGGTGATGGGCGTTTGA
- a CDS encoding LysR family transcriptional regulator: MQKRIEQPFDWSRLRAFLATAQTGSLSAAARSLGLTQPTLGRQVSALEEELGLTLFERSGRALRLTDAGQDLLADAKAMGDAANRIALIAEGRAHSLEGVVRVTASDMSSTYVLPDILVRLRSMAPRLRVDVIAANDIRDILAREADIAIRHVRPTEPDLIARLIADAPAHLYASRDYLNARGTPMKADDLSTHDFVGMGDDERLIAALQEWGISIDAAQFTTSSANGSTAWALARKGFGIVPMSDDIARDFPDMVRLLDGAADITFPVWLVTHRDLHTSRRIRLVFDLLADMLKERMV, encoded by the coding sequence ATGCAAAAACGTATAGAACAGCCGTTTGACTGGTCGCGGCTTCGGGCATTTCTGGCCACGGCGCAGACCGGATCTCTCTCTGCGGCCGCCCGATCGCTTGGATTGACCCAACCCACGCTTGGCCGTCAGGTCAGCGCCCTGGAAGAAGAGCTTGGCCTGACCCTGTTTGAGCGCAGTGGCCGTGCCTTGCGTCTCACGGACGCCGGACAGGATCTTTTGGCTGATGCAAAGGCCATGGGGGATGCGGCCAATCGTATTGCCCTTATTGCCGAAGGACGGGCACATTCCCTGGAGGGGGTGGTGCGCGTCACAGCCTCGGATATGAGCAGCACTTATGTCTTGCCCGATATCCTTGTGCGGTTGCGGAGCATGGCACCGCGCCTGCGGGTGGATGTGATCGCCGCGAACGACATCCGCGATATTCTGGCGCGCGAGGCGGATATCGCCATCCGGCATGTGAGACCAACCGAGCCGGACCTGATTGCCCGGCTGATCGCCGATGCGCCTGCGCATCTCTATGCCTCCAGAGACTATCTGAACGCACGCGGCACACCCATGAAGGCCGATGACCTGAGCACGCATGACTTTGTCGGTATGGGTGATGACGAGCGTCTTATCGCAGCGTTGCAAGAATGGGGCATCTCGATTGATGCGGCCCAGTTTACAACAAGTTCAGCCAATGGCAGCACTGCCTGGGCACTGGCACGCAAGGGGTTCGGAATTGTCCCGATGTCAGATGATATCGCTCGCGATTTTCCCGACATGGTGCGCCTGCTGGACGGGGCGGCAGACATCACCTTTCCGGTTTGGTTGGTGACGCATCGCGATTTACACACCAGCCGGAGAATCCGGCTGGTGTTTGATTTGTTGGCCGATATGCTGAAAGAGCGCATGGTCTAA
- a CDS encoding class I SAM-dependent methyltransferase codes for MHPDSKFWTKLAEKYAARPISDMAAYEQTLSRIRAQLPPNARVLEIGCGTGGTAERLATDVKTYIATDFSEGMIAQAHLRDVPNNVEFHVADVFDPAFETSSFDAVIALNLLHLVPDTQPVYARVQNLLKPGGVFISKTPCIGERDLGFKFGLLKCAIPIMQWLGKAPFVRFLSRNDMDQEITTAGFRIVETGNYPVRPPNHFVVAHLA; via the coding sequence ATGCACCCTGATTCCAAATTCTGGACAAAACTCGCTGAGAAATACGCCGCCCGACCAATCTCGGACATGGCGGCCTATGAGCAAACGCTGAGCCGCATTCGGGCACAACTGCCGCCTAATGCGCGCGTGTTGGAAATCGGCTGCGGCACAGGTGGGACAGCCGAGCGGCTGGCGACTGATGTCAAAACCTACATCGCAACAGACTTTTCCGAAGGCATGATCGCGCAGGCGCATTTGCGAGATGTGCCGAACAATGTGGAGTTCCACGTGGCCGATGTCTTTGACCCTGCATTTGAAACCAGCAGCTTCGATGCGGTGATTGCGCTCAACCTTCTGCACTTGGTGCCGGACACGCAACCGGTCTATGCGCGGGTGCAAAACCTGCTGAAACCAGGCGGTGTCTTTATCTCCAAAACGCCCTGCATTGGCGAACGTGATCTGGGGTTCAAATTTGGCCTTTTGAAATGTGCCATTCCGATCATGCAATGGTTGGGCAAAGCCCCGTTCGTGCGGTTTCTCAGCCGTAATGACATGGACCAGGAAATCACCACCGCGGGCTTTCGCATTGTCGAGACCGGCAACTACCCGGTGCGACCGCCCAACCATTTTGTCGTCGCACACCTGGCCTGA
- a CDS encoding YtoQ family protein, translated as MLNVYLSGEIHTDWREQIIAGAKGLDVVFSAPVTDHAASDDCGVAILGAEENKYWHDHKGAMVNAIRTRKGIADADVVVVRFGDKYKQWNAAFDAGYASALGKSLIILQPPEHDHALKEVDAAALAVTREPGQVVEILRYVLDGSLPG; from the coding sequence ATGCTGAACGTTTATTTGTCAGGTGAAATTCACACCGATTGGCGCGAACAGATCATCGCAGGCGCCAAGGGGCTGGATGTGGTGTTCAGCGCGCCCGTCACGGATCACGCGGCCTCTGACGATTGCGGTGTGGCCATCCTGGGTGCGGAAGAAAACAAGTACTGGCATGACCACAAGGGGGCGATGGTCAACGCCATTCGCACCCGTAAGGGGATTGCCGATGCCGACGTGGTCGTGGTGCGCTTTGGCGACAAGTACAAACAATGGAACGCGGCCTTTGATGCAGGCTATGCCAGCGCCTTGGGCAAGTCGCTCATCATCCTGCAACCGCCCGAGCATGACCACGCCTTGAAAGAGGTCGACGCGGCGGCTCTGGCTGTGACGCGCGAGCCGGGGCAGGTGGTGGAGATATTGCGTTACGTGCTGGATGGGTCGCTGCCGGGGTGA